A window from Hymenobacter volaticus encodes these proteins:
- a CDS encoding carboxypeptidase-like regulatory domain-containing protein: protein MKLLLIGSVLLLAGPAVLAQSIMLTGQVVDGLQRPVPYASVGVKGSQQGTATNEAGEFSLRVSALPQQLEVLSIGYAPTTVQVSSASAPLTVVLPANAVALPEVRVRNPEQEARELIQRASAKLLRHEKQTYYGKAFYRQKTRHNDTYCEFFDAFYDVKFNNRQIEGWDLGESRYAVRPGGFTFTNFSAIIRVVLPTFITQSKRAKLLTPLGPQALQQFNFTLKEIQTSEGRELAVVHFEPKMNVTKTAPSGLLYIDRQTAALHRREMLFSASSLLSLNGVPGTQIESDAFRVVSDYAPVGDSLTRLASTRAQCSLVMRQPDGKLDSTHVASNFFFYQYTPRLAGHAYADVPRKSKDLQQVMARPYKATFWLDNAVVKDSPLEEQLIRDLEGQHVFRRM, encoded by the coding sequence ATGAAACTGCTACTTATAGGCAGCGTCTTATTGCTAGCCGGGCCTGCCGTCCTGGCGCAGAGTATCATGCTGACCGGACAAGTGGTGGACGGCTTGCAGCGGCCGGTTCCCTACGCTAGCGTGGGTGTGAAAGGCAGCCAGCAAGGCACCGCCACCAACGAAGCCGGCGAATTTAGTTTGCGGGTTTCGGCGCTGCCACAGCAGTTGGAAGTACTAAGCATCGGCTACGCGCCCACTACGGTGCAGGTTAGCTCCGCCTCCGCGCCCTTAACAGTGGTGCTGCCCGCTAACGCGGTGGCCCTGCCCGAAGTACGAGTCCGCAACCCCGAGCAAGAGGCGCGCGAATTAATTCAGCGAGCTTCGGCCAAGCTACTGCGGCACGAAAAGCAGACCTATTATGGCAAAGCATTTTATCGGCAGAAAACCCGCCACAACGATACCTACTGCGAATTTTTCGATGCCTTCTATGATGTCAAGTTCAACAACCGCCAAATAGAAGGGTGGGACCTAGGTGAAAGCCGCTACGCGGTGCGGCCCGGAGGCTTCACCTTCACCAACTTTTCGGCCATTATTCGGGTGGTGTTGCCCACGTTTATCACGCAGTCGAAACGCGCGAAGCTCTTAACACCGCTCGGACCGCAGGCGCTCCAACAGTTTAATTTCACACTAAAGGAAATCCAAACCAGTGAAGGGCGAGAACTGGCCGTCGTGCACTTCGAGCCTAAAATGAACGTAACCAAAACGGCTCCTAGCGGCCTGCTCTACATTGATAGGCAAACGGCTGCTTTGCACCGGCGTGAAATGCTGTTTTCGGCGAGCAGTCTGCTGAGCTTGAATGGAGTACCCGGCACCCAAATTGAATCGGATGCTTTTCGGGTGGTATCGGACTACGCGCCAGTGGGCGATTCGCTGACGCGCCTAGCCAGTACCCGGGCGCAGTGCAGCTTGGTGATGCGGCAACCCGATGGCAAACTTGATAGCACGCATGTAGCGAGCAATTTCTTTTTCTATCAATATACACCTCGATTGGCCGGGCATGCGTACGCCGATGTACCCCGTAAAAGCAAGGACCTGCAACAGGTAATGGCACGGCCGTACAAGGCTACTTTCTGGCTTGATAACGCGGTAGTGAAGGATAGTCCGCTGGAAGAGCAACTAATTCGAGACCTGGAAGGGCAGCATGTATTTCGGCGGATGTAA
- a CDS encoding 4-hydroxy-3-methylbut-2-enyl diphosphate reductase — protein MPQHLSVRIDPNSGFCFGVIYAIQMAEDILDEQGYLYCLGDIVHNDEEVQRLEKRGLRIIGYEQFEQLRNEAVLIRAHGEPPSTYQMALENNLTLIDASCPVVLKLQNRIKTSYDKQEKIFIYGKHGHAEVRGLLGQTSGNAVVFENLDELLLHELPSNITLYSQTTKSTDSFYRIKGELEQRGYQINANDTICRQVSNRDKDLRRFAEQYDQIVFVSGTKSSNGKVLYQVCKDTNPSTHFISKVEEICATWFQPGQSVGICGATSTPMWLMEQVRDALLAL, from the coding sequence ATGCCGCAACACCTGAGCGTCCGTATAGACCCCAATTCCGGCTTCTGCTTCGGCGTTATCTATGCCATTCAGATGGCCGAAGACATTCTCGATGAACAAGGCTACTTATATTGCCTAGGCGACATCGTGCACAACGATGAAGAAGTGCAGCGCCTAGAAAAGCGTGGCTTGCGCATTATTGGCTACGAGCAGTTCGAGCAGCTGCGCAACGAAGCAGTGCTTATCCGGGCCCATGGCGAGCCGCCGAGCACGTATCAAATGGCGCTGGAAAACAATCTGACGCTGATTGACGCTTCTTGCCCGGTGGTGCTTAAGTTGCAAAACCGCATCAAAACCAGCTACGATAAGCAAGAAAAGATTTTCATCTACGGCAAGCACGGGCACGCCGAGGTGCGCGGCCTCTTAGGCCAGACCAGCGGCAACGCAGTGGTATTTGAGAATCTGGATGAGCTGTTGCTTCACGAGCTGCCTTCCAACATCACGCTCTACAGCCAGACCACCAAAAGCACCGATTCCTTTTACCGCATTAAAGGCGAGTTAGAGCAGCGGGGCTATCAAATTAACGCCAACGACACTATTTGTCGGCAAGTAAGCAACCGCGACAAAGATTTGCGTCGTTTCGCCGAGCAGTACGACCAGATAGTATTTGTATCGGGCACGAAAAGCTCGAATGGAAAAGTGCTTTACCAGGTCTGTAAGGATACCAACCCGTCCACGCACTTTATCTCCAAAGTGGAAGAAATATGTGCTACGTGGTTTCAGCCAGGGCAGTCGGTGGGGATTTGCGGTGCTACCAGCACGCCTATGTGGCTAATGGAGCAAGTCCGCGATGCGCTGTTGGCGCTTTAA
- a CDS encoding fatty acid desaturase: MVPVTQSLRYTPPRVKPAPLGYKGVAVALLIMVAWAGLLAFLLAVYQPNWTTPWPYLLALLQTHLYTGLFITAHDAMHGVVSPNKKVNNSIGTVAAGLFAFNWFPRMLPKHHQHHRHVGTDDDPDFHDGHHPGFLPWFVRFAWNYVTVWQVLLMAATYNILKLYFPQVNVIAFWMIPAVLATLQLFFFGTYLPHRGEHAPDNPHKSRSQFRHHVWAFVSCYFFGYHYEHHDQPYLPWWRLWQTK; the protein is encoded by the coding sequence ATGGTTCCCGTTACGCAGTCCTTACGCTACACGCCTCCGCGGGTTAAGCCCGCACCACTTGGCTACAAGGGCGTAGCAGTAGCCCTGCTGATTATGGTGGCATGGGCCGGTTTGCTAGCCTTTCTGCTGGCCGTCTATCAGCCCAACTGGACCACTCCCTGGCCCTATTTGCTGGCGTTGCTGCAAACCCACCTTTACACCGGCTTATTCATCACAGCCCATGACGCCATGCACGGCGTCGTGAGCCCAAACAAAAAAGTAAATAACAGCATCGGTACAGTAGCGGCAGGTTTGTTTGCCTTCAACTGGTTTCCCCGGATGCTGCCCAAGCACCACCAGCACCACCGCCACGTAGGCACCGACGACGACCCCGATTTCCACGACGGCCACCATCCTGGTTTTCTGCCGTGGTTTGTGCGCTTCGCCTGGAACTACGTAACCGTGTGGCAAGTGCTGTTGATGGCTGCCACCTACAACATCTTGAAGCTGTATTTTCCGCAGGTCAATGTTATTGCCTTCTGGATGATACCAGCCGTGTTAGCTACGCTACAGCTGTTTTTCTTTGGCACCTATCTGCCGCACCGGGGCGAACATGCCCCCGACAATCCGCACAAGTCGCGCAGTCAGTTTCGGCACCACGTATGGGCTTTTGTGAGCTGCTACTTTTTCGGGTACCACTACGAGCACCACGACCAGCCGTATTTGCCGTGGTGGCGGCTATGGCAAACCAAGTAG
- a CDS encoding TonB-dependent receptor, with protein MCFPLRPRLAATLSVLLSGSVAALAQSSTDPLAPVRGQVTDATAAKPLPGAVVRWLGTAEAATTDNAGSFTLPRPARAEDSRLIINALGYGADTVAVATSGSPYVRVALRPSAELGEVKVEGRAPSYSSLTPTNTQVITSRDLTKSACCNLAESFETNAAVEVSTTDAVSGAKQIQLLGLDGAYSLLTIDNLPALRGLSTPYRLNYLSGTWIESIDIIKGMGSVVNGYESISGQVNVRLKEPDKAERLLFNAYGNDLGKFDLNLNLATPVSKKVSTTLLLHSDHLGRRVDRNKDGFMDLPLATQYNVFNKWKYMSGKGIVTEIGLGALRETREGGQLGFRTDMDDAYRQNYGFTSRTNRYTGFAKTSYTWPGRPYQSLGLLLSGTHHDFNSTYSYRQAPFEPRQYDGTQRTGLATLLFQSVLGTTAHTYRVGLSYLHDDYHEVFRNGINYLNETPEARYAREHRNRLENVPGGFAEYTYQNSRNLTLVGGLRLDRHNLYGWQLTPRFNLKYDATKNSVLRLAAGTGFRVANPIADNIGSLISSREFVIAPNLRPEKAWNVGGSFTQYFTVAGRNATFVTDYYHTEFRNQVVADMYTVPSLLLINNLEPGGRSFSRSFQAEVQMELVKGLTTKAAYKYLDVKTSYEGQLLRRPMTVPHRLFFNVGYATAFDKWRADFTVQGFGQRPLAPHPNEVGHQHGADQMTLPYSPRFVLLNTQLTCAFKRFEVYAGVENLTNYRQNNPIQNAATPFESGFDAAMVYGPTYGRLTYAGLRFQLE; from the coding sequence ATGTGTTTTCCCTTACGGCCGCGCCTTGCTGCTACACTTAGCGTACTGCTAAGTGGCTCGGTTGCTGCGCTGGCCCAATCTTCCACTGATCCGTTGGCCCCCGTACGGGGCCAGGTGACGGACGCTACGGCGGCCAAGCCGCTGCCGGGCGCCGTGGTCCGCTGGCTCGGCACTGCCGAGGCTGCCACCACCGACAACGCCGGCAGCTTTACCCTGCCACGGCCAGCTCGTGCCGAAGACAGTCGTTTAATCATCAACGCCCTCGGCTATGGTGCCGATACTGTGGCTGTGGCTACTTCCGGCAGCCCCTATGTGCGGGTTGCACTACGACCTAGCGCCGAGCTCGGCGAAGTAAAAGTAGAAGGCCGCGCGCCGTCTTACTCCTCTCTTACACCTACCAACACGCAGGTTATCACGAGCCGAGACTTAACAAAATCGGCTTGCTGCAACCTGGCGGAAAGCTTTGAAACCAACGCTGCCGTAGAGGTTTCTACTACCGACGCGGTATCCGGGGCTAAGCAGATTCAATTGCTTGGGCTCGATGGCGCTTACTCGCTATTGACCATCGACAACCTGCCGGCCTTGCGTGGACTTTCCACGCCGTACCGCCTCAACTACCTGTCCGGCACTTGGATTGAGAGCATCGACATCATCAAGGGCATGGGCTCGGTGGTGAACGGCTACGAAAGCATTTCGGGCCAAGTAAACGTGCGCCTTAAAGAGCCAGATAAAGCAGAGCGTTTGCTGTTCAACGCCTATGGTAACGACCTCGGCAAGTTCGACCTCAACTTGAACCTGGCTACGCCTGTGAGCAAGAAGGTATCGACTACCCTGCTGCTGCACTCCGACCACCTGGGCCGCCGCGTCGACCGAAATAAGGACGGATTCATGGATTTGCCCCTGGCCACGCAATACAACGTGTTCAACAAGTGGAAGTACATGTCGGGCAAGGGGATAGTGACCGAAATTGGGTTGGGGGCGCTACGCGAAACACGGGAAGGCGGGCAGCTAGGCTTCCGCACCGACATGGACGATGCGTATCGGCAGAACTACGGCTTTACCAGTCGCACGAATCGATACACGGGCTTTGCCAAAACCTCGTACACATGGCCCGGGCGGCCCTACCAAAGCCTCGGCTTGCTGCTGAGCGGCACCCACCACGATTTCAACTCCACTTACTCTTACAGGCAAGCCCCGTTCGAGCCACGGCAGTACGACGGCACTCAGCGCACCGGCCTTGCTACGTTGCTCTTCCAGAGCGTGCTCGGTACCACGGCCCACACCTACCGCGTAGGTCTGAGCTACTTGCACGACGACTACCATGAGGTATTTCGCAACGGCATCAACTATTTGAACGAGACGCCGGAAGCCCGCTATGCGCGGGAGCACCGCAACCGCTTAGAGAATGTGCCCGGCGGTTTTGCGGAGTACACCTATCAAAACTCGCGCAACCTAACCTTGGTGGGCGGCCTGCGCCTCGACCGGCACAACCTTTATGGCTGGCAGCTCACGCCTCGTTTCAATCTGAAGTACGATGCGACCAAAAACTCGGTGCTGCGCTTGGCAGCTGGCACGGGCTTCCGGGTGGCCAACCCCATTGCCGACAACATAGGCTCGTTGATCAGCTCCCGCGAATTTGTAATTGCACCGAACCTGCGCCCCGAAAAAGCTTGGAACGTGGGCGGTAGCTTCACGCAGTATTTCACGGTAGCCGGCCGCAACGCCACTTTCGTGACCGACTACTACCATACCGAGTTCCGGAACCAGGTAGTAGCTGATATGTACACTGTGCCAAGCTTGCTACTGATAAACAACCTGGAGCCCGGTGGCCGCTCCTTCTCGCGGAGCTTCCAGGCCGAAGTGCAGATGGAACTCGTCAAAGGCCTCACGACAAAAGCAGCCTATAAATACCTAGACGTGAAAACTTCCTACGAAGGTCAGTTGCTGCGCCGCCCCATGACGGTACCGCACCGGCTGTTTTTCAACGTAGGATACGCTACTGCTTTCGATAAATGGCGGGCCGACTTTACGGTGCAAGGCTTCGGGCAACGCCCCTTGGCGCCGCACCCCAATGAAGTAGGGCACCAACACGGCGCCGACCAAATGACTCTGCCTTATTCGCCGCGCTTTGTTTTGCTCAATACGCAACTCACGTGCGCTTTCAAACGCTTCGAGGTCTATGCCGGGGTTGAAAATCTAACCAACTACCGCCAGAACAACCCGATTCAAAACGCCGCTACACCCTTTGAGTCAGGCTTTGATGCGGCCATGGTTTACGGCCCCACGTATGGCCGCCTGACCTACGCTGGGTTGCGCTTTCAGCTAGAGTAA
- a CDS encoding HYC_CC_PP family protein produces MKRPLSHRLFSLLLALLVLAASVGMTVQQHTCHQSGSRTASIIFSTPQHRCPAPKFTSGRHAHSSQAKLKAACCDFSAHLHKLDAPTAGLVWAKLLPSPFLVPSWSTPTWPALPPALLIKQADAWHAADSSPPLRAGRVLLSFIGVLVI; encoded by the coding sequence ATGAAGCGTCCTCTCTCCCATCGGCTGTTCAGCTTGTTGCTGGCTTTGCTTGTTCTCGCCGCCTCGGTGGGGATGACGGTGCAGCAGCATACCTGCCATCAGAGTGGAAGCCGGACGGCCTCAATTATTTTCTCTACACCGCAGCACCGCTGCCCGGCTCCCAAGTTCACATCTGGGCGACATGCTCATTCCAGCCAAGCAAAACTGAAAGCTGCTTGCTGCGACTTTAGTGCCCATCTGCACAAGCTGGATGCCCCTACGGCTGGGCTTGTGTGGGCGAAGCTGCTGCCCTCGCCTTTCTTAGTTCCTAGTTGGTCTACTCCGACTTGGCCTGCCTTGCCCCCTGCCCTGCTAATCAAGCAGGCCGACGCTTGGCATGCAGCCGATAGTTCGCCTCCGTTGCGAGCAGGGCGGGTTCTGTTATCCTTTATCGGAGTGCTCGTGATTTAA
- the mraZ gene encoding division/cell wall cluster transcriptional repressor MraZ translates to MNLLSGEYECKLDPKGRLVLPAKVKGNLPEASGNQLVLVRGFEPCLVLYPRESWRIIHDKVMALDEFNEEYRQFQRNFFRGMTEVELDTIGRFMLPRTMVRYSGIEKEAIIVGLGNRCEIWDPIRYDEYLIKDQQSFSKLAQKFLTTENGPGGPLAA, encoded by the coding sequence ATGAACCTGCTCTCCGGCGAATACGAATGCAAGCTGGACCCGAAAGGGCGGCTGGTGCTGCCGGCCAAGGTGAAAGGCAACTTGCCGGAAGCCTCGGGCAACCAGCTTGTGTTGGTGCGTGGGTTCGAACCTTGTCTGGTGTTGTACCCACGCGAGTCGTGGCGCATCATCCACGATAAGGTGATGGCACTCGATGAATTCAACGAAGAGTACCGTCAGTTTCAGCGCAACTTCTTTCGGGGCATGACGGAAGTGGAGCTAGATACCATCGGGCGGTTTATGCTACCCCGAACCATGGTCCGCTACTCGGGCATCGAGAAGGAAGCCATCATAGTGGGGCTAGGCAACCGGTGCGAAATCTGGGACCCTATTCGCTACGATGAGTACCTGATCAAGGACCAGCAGAGCTTCTCGAAGCTTGCTCAAAAGTTTCTTACCACCGAAAACGGCCCTGGCGGCCCCCTGGCCGCATGA
- the rsmH gene encoding 16S rRNA (cytosine(1402)-N(4))-methyltransferase RsmH: MSTTPDYLNDAAYHRPVMLRECLEALNLQPDGHYVDVTFGGGGHSARIVEHLTTGHLYSFDQDADAEREAEKLARPQFTFVRANFRDLYTELKNRNALPVDGLLADLGVSSHQFDTPERGFSTRFDGPLDMRMNAEDGPTAADIINDYPEADLHRIFGMYGEVTNARTLAQTVVSARRGQSIKTIAELKKAIASCTPRGKENKYLAQVFQALRIEANEEMEALQEMLSATAQVLRPGGRLVVMSYHSLEDRLVKNFMAKGKFFGEAEKDLFGNTNQPFDVVTRKPVEASAEEVAANSRARSAKLRVAVRKG; this comes from the coding sequence ATGAGCACAACACCCGACTACCTCAACGATGCTGCCTACCACCGCCCGGTGATGCTGCGCGAGTGCCTAGAGGCGCTCAACCTGCAGCCCGACGGCCACTACGTAGATGTAACCTTCGGCGGCGGCGGCCACTCGGCCCGCATAGTGGAGCACCTGACTACCGGTCACCTCTACAGCTTCGACCAAGATGCCGATGCCGAGCGAGAAGCTGAAAAGCTGGCGCGTCCGCAGTTCACTTTCGTGCGGGCTAATTTTCGGGACTTATATACCGAGTTGAAAAATCGCAACGCGTTGCCCGTTGATGGCTTGCTGGCCGATTTAGGCGTATCGTCGCACCAATTCGATACACCGGAACGGGGCTTCAGTACCCGCTTCGATGGCCCGCTGGATATGCGTATGAACGCCGAAGACGGCCCTACCGCCGCCGACATCATCAACGACTACCCGGAGGCCGACTTGCACCGCATTTTTGGTATGTACGGTGAAGTGACCAACGCCCGCACGCTGGCCCAAACAGTGGTTTCGGCACGGCGCGGGCAAAGCATCAAGACCATTGCCGAACTGAAGAAGGCTATTGCCAGCTGCACGCCGCGCGGCAAGGAAAACAAATACTTGGCGCAGGTCTTTCAGGCACTGCGTATCGAAGCCAACGAAGAAATGGAGGCATTACAAGAAATGTTGTCAGCTACGGCGCAGGTGCTTCGCCCCGGCGGACGCTTAGTGGTAATGAGCTACCATTCCTTGGAAGACCGGCTAGTAAAGAACTTCATGGCCAAAGGCAAATTCTTTGGCGAAGCAGAAAAAGACCTCTTTGGCAATACCAACCAACCTTTCGACGTAGTAACCCGCAAACCCGTGGAGGCTTCGGCCGAAGAAGTAGCTGCCAACAGCCGAGCCCGGAGCGCAAAGCTGCGGGTGGCCGTCCGAAAAGGATGA
- a CDS encoding FtsL-like putative cell division protein, with translation MATNTIKPVAKQPRTNAPRAVVPEFVAAPEPVVMPTPEPEFKKPQPEPKAPRPTRPVGPRSSWSVFTLLERVTRMDGLFREGLPVRYLPHVLFVMFLILVYIGNTHYATRMNRAIQKLKLETEDLRADYTTLKSDYMEASKQSEVARKVAAYGLIESSSPPFRIEVPSGRLDEASLDLVPILTADSLAARALRDSLRHAVPVAPIDSLNIEVGAPPVPIGTDATGEPATDQPAASQPANSPRRNERKR, from the coding sequence GTGGCAACCAATACTATAAAACCCGTCGCGAAGCAGCCTCGCACCAACGCACCTCGTGCTGTGGTGCCGGAGTTCGTGGCTGCGCCTGAGCCGGTAGTGATGCCGACACCCGAACCCGAATTCAAGAAGCCGCAACCCGAGCCGAAAGCGCCTCGGCCAACCCGTCCGGTTGGACCGCGCAGCTCTTGGAGCGTGTTCACGCTGTTGGAGCGTGTTACGCGTATGGACGGGCTGTTTCGGGAGGGGCTGCCGGTGCGCTACCTGCCGCACGTGCTGTTCGTGATGTTCCTGATTTTGGTGTACATCGGCAATACGCACTACGCAACTCGGATGAACCGCGCTATTCAGAAGCTGAAGCTGGAAACCGAGGACTTGCGTGCCGACTACACTACCCTGAAGTCTGACTACATGGAAGCCAGCAAGCAGAGTGAGGTAGCCCGCAAGGTGGCCGCTTATGGCTTGATTGAAAGTTCGTCGCCGCCGTTCCGCATCGAGGTGCCTTCCGGTCGTCTCGATGAGGCTTCCCTGGACTTGGTGCCGATCCTAACCGCCGATTCCTTGGCGGCTCGCGCCCTGCGCGATTCGCTGCGCCACGCCGTGCCCGTAGCGCCCATCGACTCATTGAATATTGAAGTAGGTGCGCCGCCCGTGCCTATTGGGACGGATGCCACCGGCGAGCCAGCGACAGACCAGCCGGCCGCTTCCCAACCTGCTAACAGCCCTCGTCGCAATGAAAGGAAGCGTTAA